From the Camelus dromedarius isolate mCamDro1 chromosome 36, mCamDro1.pat, whole genome shotgun sequence genome, one window contains:
- the EGR3 gene encoding early growth response protein 3 isoform X1, which yields MTGKLAEKLPVTMSSLLNQLPDNLYPEEIPSALNLFSGSSDSVAHYNQMATENVMDIGLTNEKPNPELSYSGSFQPAPGNKTVTYLGKFAFDSPSNWCQDNIISLMSAGILGVPPASGALSTQTSTASMVQPPQGEVEAMYPTLPPYSNCSDLYSEPVSFHDPQGNPGLAYSPQDYQSAKPALDSNLFPMIPDYNLYHHPNDMGSIPEHKPFQGMDPIRVNPPPITPLETIKAFKDKQIHPGFGSLPQPPLTLKPIRPRKYPNRPSKTPLHERPHACPAEGCDRRFSRSDELTRHLRIHTGHKPFQCRICMRSFSRSDHLTTHIRTHTGEKPFACEFCGRKFARSDERKRHAKIHLKQKEKKAEKGGAPSASSAAPVSLAPVVTTCA from the exons ATGACCGGCAAACTCGCCGAGAAGCTGCCGGTGACCATGAGCAGTTTGCTAAACCAACTGCCTGACAATCTGTACCCCGAGGAGATCCCCAGCGCGCTCAACCTCTTTTCTGGCAGCAGCGACTCGGTAGCCCATTACAATCAGATGGCTACAG AGAATGTGATGGACATCGGTCTGACCAACGAGAAGCCCAACCCGGAACTCTCTTATTCGGGCTCCTTCCAGCCAGCCCCGGGCAACAAGACCGTGACCTACTTGGGAAAGTTCGCCTTCGACTCCCCTTCCAACTGGTGCCAGGACAACATCATTAGCCTCATGAGCGCCGGCATCTTGGGGGTGCCCCCGGCCTCAGGGGCACTCAGCACGCAGACCTCCACGGCCAGCATGGTGCAGCCGCCGCAGGGCGAAGTGGAGGCCATGTATCCGACGCTGCCCCCCTATTCTAACTGCAGTGATCTCTACTCGGAGCCTGTGTCTTTCCACGACCCCCAGGGCAACCCCGGCCTCGCCTATTCCCCCCAGGATTACCAATCGGCCAAACCGGCCTTGGACAGCAATCTCTTCCCCATGATTCCTGACTACAATCTATACCACCACCCCAACGACATGGGCTCCATTCCGGAGCACAAGCCCTTCCAGGGAATGGACCCCATCCGGGTCAATCCGCCCCCTATTACTCCCCTGGAGACCATCAAGGCATTCAAAGACAAGCAGATCCACCCGGGCTTTGGCAGCCTGCCCCAGCCGCCGCTCACGCTCAAGCCCATCCGGCCCCGCAAGTACCCCAACCGACCCAGCAAGACCCCGCTCCACGAGCGGCCCCACGCGTGCCCGGCGGAGGGCTGCGACCGCCGTTTTAGCCGCTCGGACGAGCTGACCCGGCACCTGCGCATCCACACGGGCCACAAGCCCTTCCAGTGCCGGATCTGCATGCGGAGCTTCAGCCGCAGCGACCACCTTACCACTCACATCCGCACGCATACGGGCGAGAAGCCCTTTGCCTGCGAGTTCTGCGGGCGCAAGTTTGCGCGCAGCGACGAGCGCAAGCGCCACGCCAAGATCCACCTCAAGCAAAAGGAGAAGAAGGCGGAGAAGGGGGGTGCGCCTTCTGCGTCCTCAGCGGCCCCGGTGTCCCTGGCCCCTGTGGTCACCACCTGCGCCTGA
- the EGR3 gene encoding early growth response protein 3 isoform X2, with protein MEPCAAWSPRGGRENVMDIGLTNEKPNPELSYSGSFQPAPGNKTVTYLGKFAFDSPSNWCQDNIISLMSAGILGVPPASGALSTQTSTASMVQPPQGEVEAMYPTLPPYSNCSDLYSEPVSFHDPQGNPGLAYSPQDYQSAKPALDSNLFPMIPDYNLYHHPNDMGSIPEHKPFQGMDPIRVNPPPITPLETIKAFKDKQIHPGFGSLPQPPLTLKPIRPRKYPNRPSKTPLHERPHACPAEGCDRRFSRSDELTRHLRIHTGHKPFQCRICMRSFSRSDHLTTHIRTHTGEKPFACEFCGRKFARSDERKRHAKIHLKQKEKKAEKGGAPSASSAAPVSLAPVVTTCA; from the exons ATGGAGCCATGTGCGGCGTGGAGTCCCCGCGGTGGGAGAG AGAATGTGATGGACATCGGTCTGACCAACGAGAAGCCCAACCCGGAACTCTCTTATTCGGGCTCCTTCCAGCCAGCCCCGGGCAACAAGACCGTGACCTACTTGGGAAAGTTCGCCTTCGACTCCCCTTCCAACTGGTGCCAGGACAACATCATTAGCCTCATGAGCGCCGGCATCTTGGGGGTGCCCCCGGCCTCAGGGGCACTCAGCACGCAGACCTCCACGGCCAGCATGGTGCAGCCGCCGCAGGGCGAAGTGGAGGCCATGTATCCGACGCTGCCCCCCTATTCTAACTGCAGTGATCTCTACTCGGAGCCTGTGTCTTTCCACGACCCCCAGGGCAACCCCGGCCTCGCCTATTCCCCCCAGGATTACCAATCGGCCAAACCGGCCTTGGACAGCAATCTCTTCCCCATGATTCCTGACTACAATCTATACCACCACCCCAACGACATGGGCTCCATTCCGGAGCACAAGCCCTTCCAGGGAATGGACCCCATCCGGGTCAATCCGCCCCCTATTACTCCCCTGGAGACCATCAAGGCATTCAAAGACAAGCAGATCCACCCGGGCTTTGGCAGCCTGCCCCAGCCGCCGCTCACGCTCAAGCCCATCCGGCCCCGCAAGTACCCCAACCGACCCAGCAAGACCCCGCTCCACGAGCGGCCCCACGCGTGCCCGGCGGAGGGCTGCGACCGCCGTTTTAGCCGCTCGGACGAGCTGACCCGGCACCTGCGCATCCACACGGGCCACAAGCCCTTCCAGTGCCGGATCTGCATGCGGAGCTTCAGCCGCAGCGACCACCTTACCACTCACATCCGCACGCATACGGGCGAGAAGCCCTTTGCCTGCGAGTTCTGCGGGCGCAAGTTTGCGCGCAGCGACGAGCGCAAGCGCCACGCCAAGATCCACCTCAAGCAAAAGGAGAAGAAGGCGGAGAAGGGGGGTGCGCCTTCTGCGTCCTCAGCGGCCCCGGTGTCCCTGGCCCCTGTGGTCACCACCTGCGCCTGA